The Populus alba chromosome 4, ASM523922v2, whole genome shotgun sequence genome contains a region encoding:
- the LOC118039780 gene encoding uncharacterized protein encodes MKNQQDLGTSDHQGISTKRKHSSNNNNNGNSRDLEEFEIPNEMQDLDEDDKDFDLTLSLSFGPKSKKKATLHTTKPQLSLSLPAPVTSKSLSGTYEALPQHHEIPHMEIAAARNMTPRSLDPFRLSTSHALLADIPLTEPLLYTTAPINQESPMAGPSRAPRTRRNPSQGAPREGKGETVPVLYSWAMDRRAMVHSLDYLLSRKIETITGCVQCKRCEKQYEIGFDLEAKFAEIGAFIAKNKSFMHDRAPSVWMNPALPKCQFCEQENSSKPVIANKKRKINWLFLLLGQMLGCCTLDQLKYFCKHTKNHRTGAKDRVLFLAYLGLCKQLDPNGPFDR; translated from the coding sequence ATGAAAAACCAACAAGATTTAGGAACCAGTGACCACCAAGGAATCTCTACAAAGAGAAAACACAgcagtaacaacaacaacaatggcaATAGCCGAGACTTGGAAGAGTTTGAAATCCCAAATGAGATGCAAGATCTCGATGAAGATGACAAGGATTTTGATCTTACACTTTCTTTGTCTTTTGGCCCgaaatctaaaaagaaagcCACCTTACACACTACAAAACCACAGCTATCGTTGTCATTGCCAGCACCTgtgacatcaaaatcattatcagGGACTTATGAAGCATTGCCCCAACATCACGAAATCCCACATATGGAAATCGCTGCAGCCCGGAATATGACACCGAGGTCTCTTGACCCTTTTCGGCTTTCTACTTCACATGCACTACTCGCTGATATTCCTCTGACTGAGCCATTGTTATACACTACTGCTCCGATAAACCAAGAAAGTCCCATGGCTGGTCCATCTCGCGCTCCACGCACACGCCGGAACCCTTCTCAGGGTGCACCTCGCGAAGGGAAAGGGGAAACTGTTCCCGTCTTGTATTCCTGGGCCATGGACCGGCGCGCAATGGTACATAGCCTGGACTATTTGCTGTCAAGAAAAATAGAAACCATTACTGGTTGTGTCCAGTGCAAGAGATgtgaaaaacaatatgaaatagGGTTTGACTTGGAAGCCAAGTTTGCTGAAATTGGTGCATTTATCGCTAAAAATAAGAGTTTCATGCATGATAGAGCACCAAGTGTTTGGATGAATCCGGCGTTGCCCAAGTGCCAATTTTGCGAGCAGGAAAATAGCTCCAAGCCGGTGATTGCCAACAAGAAGAGGAAGATTAATTGGTTGTTTTTGCTTCTGGGGCAAATGTTAGGATGCTGTACTCTTGATCAGTTGAAGTATTTTTGCAAGCACACAAAGAATCATCGAACTGGGGCTAAGGATCGTGTTCTTTTTCTTGCTTATCTTGGATTGTGTAAACAACTTGATCCCAATGGCCCTTTTGATCGCTGA
- the LOC118039779 gene encoding mediator of RNA polymerase II transcription subunit 32, with the protein MDSIVDSLNNAYQDFVGAAANVLEAKELSGGQKTAATDVALENFKQKWELFRVSCDQAEEFVESVKQRVGSECLVDEATGSVSGRSGQGGMTGLPPISAVRLEQMSKAVRWLVIELQHGSGSAGGAAGHAHPSAPFDARFSEDAAQ; encoded by the coding sequence ATGGACAGTATCGTAGATTCGTTAAACAACGCATACCAAGATTTCGTCGGTGCTGCAGCTAATGTGTTGGAAGCCAAGGAGTTATCCGGCGGGCAGAAAACAGCGGCAACGGATGTTGCGCTGGAGAATTTTAAGCAGAAATGGGAGTTGTTTAGAGTTTCATGTGATCAAGCGGAGGAGTTTGTGGAGTCCGTGAAGCAAAGGGTAGGATCGGAGTGTTTGGTGGATGAGGCTACTGGGTCCGTGAGTGGGAGGTCTGGGCAAGGTGGAATGACAGGGCTTCCGCCCATTAGTGCTGTTCGGTTGGAGCAGATGAGTAAGGCTGTCAGATGGCTTGTTATTGAATTGCAGCATGGTTCTGGTTCTGCAGGTGGTGCGGCCGGGCATGCTCACCCTTCTGCTCCTTTTGATGCTAGGTTTTCTGAGGATGCAGCTCAATAG